DNA sequence from the Ischnura elegans chromosome 8, ioIscEleg1.1, whole genome shotgun sequence genome:
GATCAAATCAATAAAAAGTGaaggaattttagaaaaaatggaGGCAACTAGTAAATCAATATAGGAAATTTTTAGGGGTCAAGGGGTTTCTAAAGTCCAACAATTCTCTGGCTAAATCTGCCACCATCTTACATGTCATCACAGTACAAAAGATGATTTAACTGGCGGTGTGACATGAGATTTAACATGTCTTATTATAATCAGATGCTCTTCACCACAACATTTTTTGAAAGATGTTTATGGCATGGGTGAAACAAAGTATATTCTACTTTTACTTCATCAAAATTATTGACAACATTATGGGTAAAAGAATTGAATGACGTATTTGATTGCATATTGATTCGTGTACTTTCAGTTGGTGAAGAGTGGGTTTGAAATTAGTGTTAGAAGTGAAATAAAAGCAGTTCATTCCTTGAGGGTGAAAAAATTACCCAGCTGGCTATTCAAGTGTAAAGCAAAAGAAAGCATATTTGTCTTGTACCTGAGTACCATGTGAGTACTCAGTTATAGTGgtggattcaggatagggacaaggggttTATGTGGGGTCTGGGgatcccagcagtagtgggggtctgaacaaaataaccattttatatagtgaaaattggatacccaaaggggggagGGGTATAGCCCCTCATCCTACTTAgaccctctctggatctgccattGGATTGATTTTAACATaccaaaagcatttaaaataggccctaagtttagagctaatttccaTTTAAACTCGCCAAAGAAagtaaatatattggaaaatattactaaataccTTTGTACAAAGCGGCAACCtcaaaaatttttgcttttatctAATGTGGGTTTCGACCCAatgaggggggggggactataatcccTCTGGAGGGAGGATTATAAACctcaaaaaaattacgattttatctagtgtgtgttttgaCCCAATGGGGGTCTATATAGGGGGACTGTAATCCCCCTGGAGGCCGGACCAATGTCGGTGGGCATTAGGTCCGGCAGAGGTCTGTCGTTGGAAAGGAGAGGAAAGAGGGATGAGATGGGATGCCATGACTTGAGAAAGCCTACTCACGGACCGCAACAAAAATACCATAAATCCGCCAATGCAAAGCTCCTAATTGCAGGATTCTCTTTATTTCACTCACCCGTCCGTCACTTGTGTCTCCACCGGCTGATCACAGTCCTCGCACAAGTGTCTCTCCGCACCATTGCCTCCGCTGGCACCCCCTTCGTCATCCTCATCCCCCGCGGACAGCAGTCGACCTTCCCCGCCGTCTCCCGAGCCCTCTCCCGCCTCCTCGTCCTCATCCTCTTCCTCCACCTCTAGGACCACGGGCCTTCCGGTTGTCCTGCCCGACCGTCCCACCGATCCCTCGCCGCCGCCGGACGACGAGTACGTGGACGCCGCCGAGGACGATGACGAGAGGGTGGAGGCCGACGAGGATGCGTTGGACGGTGGCGCGGAGACCCTGGACACCGCCCCCTCGACCACGACTCCGAAGGTCCCCACGCTGCTCCCCGCCGCCGCCCCCTTCGGTTGTTTCTGCTTGTGGTGCTGCTGTTGGTGCTGCCAACGGCTCCGGCTCGACTTGCTCGTCTCAGAGCCGACTCCGGAGTCGTTTCGCTCTATTTCGGCCGAACTCCGTCgctggagaaagaaaaaaaagtacgAAAAAATTAACAGGTGCGTTCGTTCGCGGTAGATTGACTCCGCAATGGAAGTTGTTGGGTTTATAGTGCCTCGGGTGCGAACCTCACGCCGTCGACTAGTTCCGCTTTTAACTTTCGTTCAAACGTTGCCGGTCCACTTCACTCACGGGGATGGTTTATTTTCCCGGGTGAGTGGCCAGCTACTTAGTTATTCAGTCGTTGAAAGCGAATAATCCGGAATCAAGAAACTTATCCCATGGAATTAGTGGTGCGATTCAATTTCCGGTTTTTAAAGTTTTAGAGACGATCGTGGTTGGGTTTAGATTATTCTGTTCTCAAAAATAGTATGTACATAGCATgtgcttaaaaattataattacaaagGATATCCCCAATTTCGCGATATTCTCGGGGTTGAAATCTCATTTGCAAGCTTTAAATTTAGTTCGTGTGAAATAGCAATAACCGTAAATAGGATTCTTATACGCATTATGGTCtgcaattaaaattcaatgagGAAATTTAGCTATAATCATAGTGAAGTTCAGTTGACAGTCCATTGTCTCACGctgtttatgtatttttataaaaattacccgAGTTCCTTCTGTTACAGCGTTAAAGCATTATTAAAACCGTTCGACTCCAGGTTTTTGCAACCCTTGTGATAATGAGAATTGCACTGAGATGTAACTGTTTCGACATAAGAGATgaaatactgaaattattttttctttatgacTGATACTTGGTGCATACTTGGTGGATGGTGCATACTTTATCCTAGTAGCTGCAATAACTGACGTATAATTCAAGAACTTCGCACaatgacattattattttttatctcactcttttgataaaatgatacTTTCTGTTTTATATCTTCATTTATAAATCGAGCTATGTTTATCCAAAGAGtgcttctaaatttatttttactagtgCATCATATCTAATTTTTATTAGAAGGAGCAAAGGGAATTTATGTTCTTCAGCCTGTGTCACCGAAATTCACACCATGCTTcatatttcttgtaattttttaattggtttcATCCTAAGCCttcattcagaaaataataagCATCAATTTGTCTCTCTCCGGTGTAGAGATAAAGGAGCGTAATTTATCATTTCATCGCCCGAGGCAGTCATTTGGTTTTAGATGTTCAGCTTTGCGGGGGACATTTCTTTTCTCGTTCCACTCACCTTGTCCTGAGGCGTTACGGAGTGGAGGGAGGCCAGAGGTGACGGCGTCGCCCTGCTGTCCTCACTCGAGTCGCTCAAGTGTGAAGCCCGGCATCCGACGTTCCTGAGCGACAGGGGGATGACAAGGTCCTCCTCatcatcctcctcttcctcctcaaaGTCATCCTCGAGCAGGTCTTCCTCCAGACCAAGGGAATCGAACTCCGAGTCCAGTGGTATCCCCCGCGCCCTGGCCCCAACCAAGTAGCTCAGGATGTCGTACTTGGAGGCGCCCTCAAAGATAGATTTCTCCTCGCCCTTCTCCCCTCCGCCTATCTCCTCGTAGATGGGCTCGCTGACCGATTCGTAGTGGTCTTCCTCCTCGTCTTCTTCAACGTCCTCGTCTGCTGGGTCGTCGTCGTCGGCCGTTGAAATCTCCTGGGTCGCGGTCATTTCCGTCGCAGTAGGTGTCGCGCTCTCCTCCGACGCTTCTGGCGCGTCTTCAGTCTCCTCCCGATCGCCGTCTTCGTCCTTTTCGAATGACTCGGCGGGAAGCAGTCTTAGGTCGTCGTCCGCTAAGAGGACGGTGTCCGGAGTGATCTCTTCCTCTGGGGAGTCTTTCTCTTGGTCGCTCGCCCCCCTGGTTGCGGAGTCCTCGTCGTCCTTTCCGCACACATGGGGGACCAAGTTCCTCCGGATCGCCTCCACTGGGTCAACCAAGAGGCATTCCAGGTTGGAGACTGAGGATAAGCTTTCAGCTGGTACCGGACTCCTTTCTTGACCCAAATCCGTCCCTCGATCCTCCGTCTTCTCATCTTCGTCTCCACTGTAGGGGGTCTCGTACAGTGCTTCTTCCTCCTGCGCTACGTACACGCCACATGGCGAGGCCGTACCCCCGGCTACGCTTATAGTCAGGGTGTTGTCATCTTTCCGGTTTATGACCTGCGGCTGCTCCATCCCGATAATAATCGACGTCTTCTTGGGGACCTGCTCCACGCGCACCCGCAACTTGAGATCATCCTCTTGGATCTTTGGAGAATGTTCCTCCACGGTATCCTGGCAAGATCCGAGGGTCACGACGGTGCGGCTAACCTTTCTCGTCCTGCCCCCCTCCCTATCGCCCTCATCCGTGCCCTCGCTCTCCGATTCTTTCTGGTCCAAAGTCGGCGTAGTCTCCCTGGACACCACCGTGACGGCGATGGTGTCCTCTCTCCTGGATGGCGGAGACCACGAGAGGGGTCGGGAAGTTTTCTTGTCCGCCTCGGCAGGGGAAGTCTGCCTCTGGCGGCCGTTTTCCGAGTGCAGGCGGGCACTCCACCTCCGGCCCTCCCCGTTGATCCTCCGGATCTCGTCCGGCGTGAAGGGAAATATCTGCCGAGGCGGGGCGAGGGGTCGCGGCCGGCTCCGGGCCCGCGAATCCTCGTGGATACCCTCCTCGTCAGCCGCCTCCCTCGGGGGTGTGTTCTGCTGACCTGGGGATGTGGGGGGAGGGGGCGGCGGAGGCTCCCTTGGCCTCGGGGGCGGGCTCAGCATGCGCGCCCGGGTCTGCTGCTTTTGCGAGGCGAGGGGAGTGGAGGCAGCGAACGCCCTCCTGGCCTCAGGACGGTGTACTTTCAGTCTCAGCCGCATGGTGTCGTTGAAGAGCGTGGCGCCCGCTCTGGCTGCCCCAGAGCCGTCCGCTCCCGCCCCTCCACCGCACATGCCTTCCCGTGACCTCCCCGGATCGGGTCGCTCGTCCAGGCTGTGCCGGAGGGCATTGGTCCGGCAGAGGTCTGTCGCTGGAAAGGAGAGGAAAGAGGGATGAGATGGGATGCCATGACTTGAGAAAGCCTGCTCACGGACCGCAATAAAAACACCGTAAAAGTCCTTTATTGTGTATACGGCGCGCAGGGTGTGCGTTCGCCGAATGGCTGAACGGGGAGATAAAATTTAACTTAGTACCTCGATTTAGCAAAGCAAAGTCACTAAATCTTCCGTTTATCTCCCAGTGGACGTTATACTTATTTTGCGGCTCAGAGATATAGCCCAAAGGGAAAAGTACGAAAAATTATTGGAGATGTCGTGGTTGGTTCCGACCGTATTTACGGATAGGTGGTCCCTTTTGCATCGTTATCTACCTCCCGTTAACGTATTTGTTGGAGTCGTAGAAAACCGAGAAAGGTAAACACATTGCTTGTGCTTTTTCTGAGTTACTAAGAGTTTACGTTTGGATCCTCTTCTTCCAGTGTTGGACCCTCTTCTCCAATGCATGGTCATCGAGTgaaccattaaaataaattattacgcTTTTCAACTTAATTCTACTGATACTTGTCATTCATGTGAAAACAATGGTTAGGCGCTAGCCAAGGGTGATTTCGCGATAGTAGAAAGATAGTGACGGGCGATAAagacaatttttaatgttttttgcgAATGCCGTTTTACGTTTTGCgaagttgtaaaaaaataatacttttaccTACTGGTTAATCGTTTATCTAACCTTGCTTTTTGTATGTGTTGCTGTGTTACCGACTTGAAGTTCCTCGGTTTGATGGCGGCTGATGCATTTAAAGTCGTACTCAAAGGGAATACGGTATGCTATCGTATTACCCAGAAACCAAGAATGAGtttgagatatatttttatttagcttttatAATCTAGGACAAATGAGAAATTTCATATTCGTAGGCAATCCTTTCCGTGTCATTAAATCACCTTTAGTTGCTTGTGGGAAGTTGTATTCTAATAATATTTAGCGGTTGGAATGTTACATGAGGCTGGGAATGAGGAATACATTTCTTGCTCTGTCGTATGGAAGGAAGAAGTCAAGTCAGGAACACCGTAAGGTTGGTGGTTATATCGTCTCTCATCGTAACCGTCTTAACCAGGGTGTTTCAGCAGAACCCTACCAACGCTTCTCGTGACGCAGACGTTTATTTTCACCCTGCAATTTTCCCAACGAGGGTCATCAAATTCCCTTCTGAGAAACTCACCGTGTACGATGAGGCTGCCGCTTAACTGTTGAGGCCTTTCAAAGAGATGGTGTGCTATTTTTTAAAGCGGGCCTTTTCCTGGAAATGATGTTTATCTTGTTTAAGGGTGTGTGGAGACGTATCCTAATGTTTTTTATTCCCTGTAAATTGCTTATTCTGAGTGTGAGATTTCCTATGAATAATCTTGGGAAGGTCTGTATAATAAACCCTGTTTTCATTACTTTCCTCGGCGGTCCGTTTGATGGCGACCATTGGATTTTAGTGGGAACTATTCATGGAAAACCCATACATTTTGAGAATTATGGACTTGAAATGACGTGTTAATTGCCACGGGAAAGCTATTATCTAAAAGTGTGTTTGAAAAACTGGAAGTTTTACTCAGATTTGAAGTGTTTCGTAGGACTCTTATTTTTTCGACGGTTAATATGGAAGCAATGCGAGGCAAAGGCTTTACTATTATCGCTAGTCAATTCTGAGATTGGTTTGAAGAAGCTATCTAATTAATTTTCCTATCGGCTAATTTTGTGAAGCTTACGTGTTGTTTTCTCTTTACGTTCGTATGTTTTAAGGCCCCCAGAAACCCCCTACCTGGTGGTCCATATGACAAACATTGAACTGAGGGTAgcggttttattttttacagtccATCCACTCCAAGCAGATTTGAGGACTGTTTCTTATCGGTTGTAAATAGTTTCATTACTTAAGATGTTACTCGCCCCATAATGGAGATATCGATTCCCTTTATTATTgcagtcaggggcgcagctaagaattaaggctagggggggttttaggcgcaactaatactttgggatGTGGatgtattgcatacccgccagggtaagcaggaattgtggggggccctccttcagaaaatttttaagaataatggttcaaaatggtgagatttacggctttctgagggatatttgataaatcctaatactattctataagtaatactgatccaactaagtaaaatggattaaacttaaacatttctttgagttttggaggggggggggggtttatcccaaAAAAaaccccttcgctgcgccactgatcgcAGTCAATTTTTCTGGATGAGGGCGAAGTGTACCGaaggaaggaaaaattattgtggTACTACCTACCCTTTTATACCAACACGACAATgtttaatattgataaatattccttaaaatcaaatacaatgtgtGCTCGTTCCTACAGAAACAGGCTGGCGTAAAATATCTTTAGGATATATTACTATGCttcggaaaaaataaagaattaaaagtgagtatattatagatttaaaagtaaactctgttatattccacacggtatttattaaaagactAAACCGATTTCGACCTCTTCAGGTCATAATCAGGAGATGACCATCTGAAATAATGACCTAGagaggtcgaaaccggttgagtcttttaataaatactgcgtggaatacaaaaaagtttactttttaatctatcatttcAAGATTCCACTAAGTAACCTCGCAAATCATTGATTTCATACGTtagaataatgacaaaaattaaaagttaccaATTCTATTAATTCACTAAGCATCAATTTATAACAAGAAGTATATTATTGGGGGTGAGTATGATTAATTATGAGAATTGTAAgtgaaaagaacatttaagtatTTCCGTGGAAATGTTGATATGTTTCATgctactaatattaataacttccaccgcATCGTGCCGCATAGCATGCAAGATAATTATGAGAATTTTCTTACCGTTCAGACTTTCCTCTGGTATTTTCGCATCCAGTTTGGGTAGCGACGAAAACTTCGGAGTTGCATATCCGTTGTCGCTGCTTTCCTCATCGGTCGTTGATATCACTTCACTGACCTCGCTCTTGGGCGTGGGCGGCCGGTCTGCGGGGGAAGGCGCCGCGGCCGACGAGTCATCCTCCTGGGGAGGAACTAGGGATTTCACCAACTGAAGGAGAGAAACCACTTCATAGGCCAGTTCGGTTTTTTCCTCATTCTCTTTCGCAGATTCCTCAACTTCATTCTCCGACTTCTCGCTGGTCTCACTCGATTGAAGTTCAACCTCTTCCGTCTTTTCGACGTCGTCGGAAGCGAACCGCAGCCCCTCCTCTGGTCCGTCAACGGACGCCGCCTTTTCCGCGCCCTCACCGACCTCCTCCGGTCCTTCCTCCTCCGTCTGGAGCGTCACCACATCGTGGGTCGCCTTGAACTGCACCTGCTTCTTGCTCGTATCCTTCCTGACCCTCCTGGGCTCATCGTAATTATTGATCCTGAGCGTCAGTGAAGGCTGAGACTCGACCGATCCTAGCGACGAGGAGGAACTCTGGGATTCGAGGCCTGGGACGCTCCCGGCCGCGTTGGCCACGAAAGTGGTCTTCTTCAGGATGGACTTGATGGTGGACGGGGGCATAAGGGCCGGAGACCTTGTGGGCGGCGGCGGTGGAGGCATCGGGGGCggagggggcggcgggggcgaATGCAGGGGGG
Encoded proteins:
- the LOC124163642 gene encoding uncharacterized protein LOC124163642 — protein: MHRASYFEPGPYAAESHLQGSWVDGSDAKKSKKSWGERLRLGGGGGTPSKEERKLRERDMAVDMLQSKFYLQEYRDRYGSVTPATAATILQEGAPNGPMRFSNHWSNYGSVALRPHPLLVHQPPSRHGAFRTLGEEEVLRTSHIAPPGNSFGPRVLCPCGGGGPEKTGNGKSSGGTRRGKKGAQRNKGCALCGGGGTVRLPTRNVPREVGGTVVARGTQVLPGGTLHVPGEVPKRPTLEGLFAASAAGAATVHQPRALFERPVASPPAASSAVDPYDVMRRTRLVRPPEHTTARMRSKSSSPNRGLRNRRRRPWGGTREWPSEGEEDEDSGEDALSRWEDDEEDAGRGGGGAGRKSILECEVSAYELLTKYLKKGGESPKTQVKRLAPIPSGTDDALSMDELSDDLSDNALEDDTHKARVSRGGKAPAKPGGNRANKSGRERNSPGVRVNEKRLGPEGYGSEGEEVRPTRPPRRSRAPAKSSQCPPLHSPPPPPPPPMPPPPPPTRSPALMPPSTIKSILKKTTFVANAAGSVPGLESQSSSSSLGSVESQPSLTLRINNYDEPRRVRKDTSKKQVQFKATHDVVTLQTEEEGPEEVGEGAEKAASVDGPEEGLRFASDDVEKTEEVELQSSETSEKSENEVEESAKENEEKTELAYEVVSLLQLVKSLVPPQEDDSSAAAPSPADRPPTPKSEVSEVISTTDEESSDNGYATPKFSSLPKLDAKIPEESLNATDLCRTNALRHSLDERPDPGRSREGMCGGGAGADGSGAARAGATLFNDTMRLRLKVHRPEARRAFAASTPLASQKQQTRARMLSPPPRPREPPPPPPPTSPGQQNTPPREAADEEGIHEDSRARSRPRPLAPPRQIFPFTPDEIRRINGEGRRWSARLHSENGRQRQTSPAEADKKTSRPLSWSPPSRREDTIAVTVVSRETTPTLDQKESESEGTDEGDREGGRTRKVSRTVVTLGSCQDTVEEHSPKIQEDDLKLRVRVEQVPKKTSIIIGMEQPQVINRKDDNTLTISVAGGTASPCGVYVAQEEEALYETPYSGDEDEKTEDRGTDLGQERSPVPAESLSSVSNLECLLVDPVEAIRRNLVPHVCGKDDEDSATRGASDQEKDSPEEEITPDTVLLADDDLRLLPAESFEKDEDGDREETEDAPEASEESATPTATEMTATQEISTADDDDPADEDVEEDEEEDHYESVSEPIYEEIGGGEKGEEKSIFEGASKYDILSYLVGARARGIPLDSEFDSLGLEEDLLEDDFEEEEEDDEEDLVIPLSLRNVGCRASHLSDSSEDSRATPSPLASLHSVTPQDKRRSSAEIERNDSGVGSETSKSSRSRWQHQQQHHKQKQPKGAAAGSSVGTFGVVVEGAVSRVSAPPSNASSSASTLSSSSSAASTYSSSGGGEGSVGRSGRTTGRPVVLEVEEEDEDEEAGEGSGDGGEGRLLSAGDEDDEGGASGGNGAERHLCEDCDQPVETQVTDGGLMFAPLVCRKCGKRRSERREIIAEIVETEAKYGRDLRILLEEFERPMRVAGLLSSEQLAGIFLNTAELATASSVLVGRLKDALEIAVENGDEDLLTVNVGKVFLDAAPTMLHAFQSYCTRQGAASLLLSNLEKEKELLRVFLRVSQMENAVLRRMNLNSFLMVPVQRVTKYPLLLGRLFKVTPHHAEGRDLLRQAQRKIELHLEHMNAETKDMSAIRLWRRISIINGTPGRRSNSEMDMQTIRLKKLALDVLEWNPDKVRFPVEGKLHYTQPTDSKWRKGQTVKLTSVNALLVTHGKLKEDCNLDLSEPMLMFPRDTGIKEAALVLVKEKCNRYSLLREPMYLDRCIICKEMDWDDCFEVQELSTKDTYIFKGESLEVTRQWYQELQYHALGLGPWRKRRNALANIMINSMARN